From the Ctenopharyngodon idella isolate HZGC_01 chromosome 3, HZGC01, whole genome shotgun sequence genome, one window contains:
- the hbaa2 gene encoding hemoglobin, alpha adult 2 has translation MSLTAKDKALVKAFWGKISSKADAIGQEALGRMLIVYPQTKIYFHDWTDHSVSSPQVKKHGKTVMTAITDAVGKMDDLIGGMSALSEIHATKLRIDPVNFKILSHNILVTLAVHFPADFTAEVHVSVDKFLAALSAALADKYR, from the exons ATGAGTCTGACAGCTAAGGATAAAGCCTTGGTCAAGGCCTTCTGGGGTAAAATCTCTAGTAAGGCCGACGCCATAGGCCAAGAAGCTCTGGGAAG AATGCTCATTGTCTACCCTCagactaaaatatattttcatgattgGACTGATCATTCTGTCAGCTCTCCCCAAGTGAAGAAACACGGCAAAACTGTGATGACAGCCATCACTGATGCTGTGGGCAAAATGGATGATCTTATTGGTGGAATGAGCGCCTTGAGTGAAATCCATGCCACTAAGTTGCGCATTGACCCTGTAAACTTCAAG ATTCTGTCCCATAACATCCTCGTGACTCTTGCAGTTCATTTCCCCGCTGACTTCACCGCAGAAGTGCACGTGTCCGTGGACAAGTTTCTCGCGGCTCTGTCTGCTGCCCTCGCTGATAAATACAGATAA
- the hbba2 gene encoding hemoglobin, beta adult 2, whose product MVEWSDSERNTIANVWGTINVDEIGPQALARLLIVYPWTQRYFGAFGNLSSAAAIQGNPKVAQHGKTVLNALEKAVKNMDDIKGTYSQLSQLHCEKLNVDPDNFRLLADCLTIVIATKFGAAFNPAVQATWQKLLSVVVSALTSRYF is encoded by the exons ATGGTGGAGTGGTCAGATTCCGAGCGCAATACTATTGCTAATGTCTGGGGCACAATCAACGTCGATGAAATCGGACCCCAGGCTCTGGCAAG GCTGCTGATTGTATATCCCTGGACTCAGAGGTATTTCGGTGCCTTTGGAAACCTTTCCAGTGCAGCTGCAATCCAGGGCAATCCCAAGGTGGCACAACATGGTAAAACTGTGCTAAATGCGTTGGAAAAAGCCGTGAAGAACATGGATGACATCAAAGGCACTTACTCCCAACTCAGCCAGCTGCACTGCGAGAAACTAAACGTCGATCCAGACAACTTCAGG CTGTTGGCCGATTGCCTCACCATTGTCATTGCGACCAAATTCGGAGCCGCTTTCAACCCTGCAGTTCAGGCCACCTGGCAGAAGCTCCTGTCTGTAGTTGTGTCTGCTCTCACCAGCCGTTATTTCTGA